The DNA sequence TTTACAATGTCACCTTTTTTTCCCAACGACTTCACATCTTCTAATAATATTACTTTCATATTTCTATATCTCCTTCTTCAATCATTTCATCCAACGTTTCCATCAACTGTTCTTCTGCCTCATCCAGTGTGCAGTTTATCAGCTGCGCTCCTGCCATATTTAAATGGCCGCCTCCGCCCATTCTTTCCATAATAATCTGTACATTGATTTCGTCGATAGAACGAGAGCTGATATATATTTTATCATTATATTCTGTCAGCACGAAGGAGGCTTTGATTCCTACAATATTTAACAACTCATTTGCCGCCTGTGCTCCCACAATGGTTGGACTCTCAATATTCTCACCCGGACAAACAGAAATGGCAAAAGAGCCGCGGTATACCTTGGCATGGCGCACTGCTTCTGCCCGCGCTTTATAAGCTGTCATGTCATCACGCAATAATTTCCGCACACGCGTCACCTCTGCTCCACAGCGGCGTAGATATGCAGCTGCTTCAAAAGTACGCACGCCTGTCTTGGTCATGAAATTATTGGTATCAATCAGAATACCTGCATAAATACAATCTGCTTCTGCTGGTTTCAGATGAATATTTTCATTAAAATACTGTAACACTTCTGCTACCATTTCACAAGTAGAGGACGCATAAGTCTCGATATAAGATAGCACCGCATTATCAATCACTTCACTACTCTGTCTGTGATGGTCAAATACCACTATCGTTCTGGTTCGATTTAACAAATCCGGACATTCCACTAAATTTGGGCGGTTGGTATCTACTACTACAACTGCAGTATTATAATCCACCAGTTCCATCGCCTTTTCACTTCTTACAAACATATCCACCGGATAACCTTTTTCCTCGGAAAAACATTCCTTTACCGGACGTAATGACGAAGTCACTTCATCAATGACAATATGTGCCTTTTTCCCCAACACCTGTGCTGCACAGTAAACTCCCACTGCTGCTCCAAATGAATCCATATCGCTGATTCTATGTCCCATAATCAGAACCTGATCCTTGGTCTCCATAATTTCCCGAAGAGCATGCGCCTTGACACGGGCCTTGACACGGGTCATTTTTTCCACCTGTCTAGACTTTCCACCAAAATAGGAAATCTTCTCGCCATCTTTCACTACGACCTGATCTCCACCACGACCTAATGCAAGGTCAATCGCCATACGGGAATACTCGTACTTCTGATTGTAATTGGAAGCATTCACACCCACACCTATACTCAGCGTTACTGCCATTTCATTTCCCACTTTAATGGTCTTTACTTCTTCCAGAATACTAAACTTATCTTGAATCAGTTCCTCCAGATATTTATGTTTGAACACTACAAAATATTTGTCTTTTTCAATCTTTTTTATAATACTGTCTCGCTCTGAAAAGTATTTGCTTACTTTTCTGTCTACCAATGCCACCAGCAAAGAACGTTTTACTTCTTCAATACTTTCCAACGCCTCTTCGTAATTATCGATATACACTAGTGCTGATACCAACTGCTGTTCTTGATTTTCCTGAATATAATGGTGAAGTTCTGTCTCATCAAACAAGTACATTGCTGTCAAATACTGTTCATTATTTTCCAGTTCTATAACGCCACTGTCTTCTGTTACTTCATCAAAATAAATCCGGCTCATACTTGCACGGTAAATCTTTTCTTCATAGGTTATCTGCACATTACTTCCATCACCTTCTTTTTCCAATAATTCTCTGGTGATAGTCGGAAAAATAGTCGTAACGGACTTATGATATTTCTTGTCTTTTCCAGTAATTTTCATAAATGCTTCATTCATCCACAAAATCTTACTGTTATAATCCAATAGTGCATAAGGTATCTCGAATTCATTCAACAAATGCTTCTGTACCGTAGCGTATTGGGTTGCAAAATTGATAACCTCATTGAGCATTGCCGGCTTATTAAAAAAATACGCCACCAATACAACAATAAAATATAATACGGTAAAAATAGAAACACAGATACCTGCATTCGTATTCATATAATATACCGGTATATTCATCAATACTACCAATATAGTAAGCATCAATGGCCAGTACATATAACTTTTTAGGTGTCCTTTCAGACGAATCTTTCTTTTCATTTACTCTCTCCTGCATATACATGCTTAACATTTCCGCAGTGCTCATTGCCTAATACGCACATTATACCATTTTCGGACGGCAAGTTAAAGGGGTTTTTTCTTTGCTTGTATCGCGAACGGTTTCAAAATAGTATATGCAAAAAACGCCACCTCCGACTGAAACTCAGCCAGAAGCAGCGCTTCTAAATTACTTAGTCTGTTACATATGGCATTAAAGCAATATGTCTTGCTCTCTTGATTGCTACAGTGAGAGCTCTCTGATGTTTTGCACAGTTTCCTGTGATTCTTCTAGGAAGAATTTTTCCTCTTTCAGAGATGTATCTTTTTAATTTGTTTGTATCTTTGTAATCGATCACATTATCTTTTCCACAGAATACGCAAACTTTTTTTCTTCTACGCATTCCGCCTCTTCTCTTCATTGGAGAATCGCTTTTTTCGGTTTTATTGTAAGCCATTGCCTTTACCTCCTGTTCTAATTAAAGGGTAATTCTTCATCAATTCCATCTGGAATGTTCATGAAACCATCTCCAGCGGCTGCACTAGGTTCCGGTCTGCCAGCTGGCTGAAAACCGCCACCCTGACCTTCACTTGCTGCCTTGCTCTCTGCAAATTCCTGATCTTCTACGACAACGTCAGTTGTGTAAACCTTCTGTCCCTCCTGGTTTGTATAGCTTCCAGTCTGGATTCTTCCGGTTACAACAACCTTCATTCCTTTATGGAAATATTTTTCTGCAAATTCACCGCTTCTTCCGAATGCAACACAGTTGATAAAATCTGCTGTCTGCTGGTCTCCGTCACGTCTGAATCTTCTATCTACTGCCAGAGTATATCTTGCAATTGCCATAGCCTGCTCGCCTTGTGAATAGCGAACCTCAGGATCTCTGGTTAATCTACCCATCAGTATAACCTTATTCATGTTATCTCCTCTTTCTATTACGCCTCGTCCTGTCTAACGCATAAGAAACGAAGTACATTGTCCATAATACGTACACGAGATTCTACTTCTGCCGGACAATCTGCTTCCGCATCGAACTGAATAAAGTAGTAGTAACCTTCTCTCATCTTCTGGATTTC is a window from the Roseburia sp. 499 genome containing:
- a CDS encoding single-stranded DNA-binding protein, coding for MNKVILMGRLTRDPEVRYSQGEQAMAIARYTLAVDRRFRRDGDQQTADFINCVAFGRSGEFAEKYFHKGMKVVVTGRIQTGSYTNQEGQKVYTTDVVVEDQEFAESKAASEGQGGGFQPAGRPEPSAAAGDGFMNIPDGIDEELPFN
- the rpsR gene encoding 30S ribosomal protein S18; amino-acid sequence: MAYNKTEKSDSPMKRRGGMRRRKKVCVFCGKDNVIDYKDTNKLKRYISERGKILPRRITGNCAKHQRALTVAIKRARHIALMPYVTD
- a CDS encoding DHH family phosphoesterase yields the protein MKRKIRLKGHLKSYMYWPLMLTILVVLMNIPVYYMNTNAGICVSIFTVLYFIVVLVAYFFNKPAMLNEVINFATQYATVQKHLLNEFEIPYALLDYNSKILWMNEAFMKITGKDKKYHKSVTTIFPTITRELLEKEGDGSNVQITYEEKIYRASMSRIYFDEVTEDSGVIELENNEQYLTAMYLFDETELHHYIQENQEQQLVSALVYIDNYEEALESIEEVKRSLLVALVDRKVSKYFSERDSIIKKIEKDKYFVVFKHKYLEELIQDKFSILEEVKTIKVGNEMAVTLSIGVGVNASNYNQKYEYSRMAIDLALGRGGDQVVVKDGEKISYFGGKSRQVEKMTRVKARVKAHALREIMETKDQVLIMGHRISDMDSFGAAVGVYCAAQVLGKKAHIVIDEVTSSLRPVKECFSEEKGYPVDMFVRSEKAMELVDYNTAVVVVDTNRPNLVECPDLLNRTRTIVVFDHHRQSSEVIDNAVLSYIETYASSTCEMVAEVLQYFNENIHLKPAEADCIYAGILIDTNNFMTKTGVRTFEAAAYLRRCGAEVTRVRKLLRDDMTAYKARAEAVRHAKVYRGSFAISVCPGENIESPTIVGAQAANELLNIVGIKASFVLTEYNDKIYISSRSIDEINVQIIMERMGGGGHLNMAGAQLINCTLDEAEEQLMETLDEMIEEGDIEI